The nucleotide window AGTTCCACACGATTTAAATGGTGAATCTGTGTTCACCAATCCCGATACAGCCACATCAGCTGAAACTGAGGAATGTTCTTGATAAATCAATGCACAACATGacttattataaaaaaaagttaagtttGAAATTAAATAAGTCTTACCAGTCACACGTTGTGCATCTTTcagatttgaaagaaaaaccgGCAATCCATTTGGAGTCTTTCCTTTTCTCACACAATCTAATTTGTACTGATCGTACAACTGCAAAAAGAGCAGGTATTCGGCAACTGAATCTATGCTCATTTTTCCTTATTGGAAAACTTACAAATTGTAGAATTTAAATAGATAAGGAATCACAAGAAATTGTTAAGCACTTCTGACGGATCCATGCGGTCTTTGCGATGTAAAATTGTAAAGAAAGTGTCAGTAAATTTGCGTCTGCTAGTCTTTGAGTCTGCTAGCCGctaccaattactaaatcgaatgCGTGCCGCTAGATGTCGAGAAAAGCTTTCTTAACTTTCTTTAACGATCTGCTATTGCGCTTTTCTATAGCTATCTCGCTATGTTATGCGCTTGTTCTTCTAGTCTTCTACTTAGTGATCCACAAATTATAGGCTAATACACCTATTTATAACAGCAAATAAATTCCTTGTATATATGCTTGATagacgtcgtcgtcgtcagGTATTGAGCGCGTGGTTCTCATGGAGCTGCGTGGAACTTATAATTTTATCATTTGTGGGTGCATGTGTAAAATTATGCTGTTTCTGACTTCATATTTGGAGTCAGCGTGAAAATTTGAGTATATGGTGTTATTTACATTAATTTGGGCGGTAGCCTGCGGGAGTTAGTTTTTTagacataatttttttccgaAGAAAGTCCGTCGTGTTAAGATAAACGATTTTCGTCGTTTTTCCCTTAGAAAAAATGTGTCGTAAAAAGATAACTCCACTATGCTACCGCAcaaattaatgaaaataaCACCATATACCCATATTTCCACGCTGACTCCAAATATGAAGTCAGAAACAGCATCATTTTACCCATGCATCTGTAATCAACTACAAAAGGGTTTTCACCTTTTAATTAAAAGTTTACCGCGCAGCTCTATACCGGTCATGTGAGCGATTTCAAGCATGTAAGGGATTGAATTCGCTGCATGGTGTACGTCAGAAATTCAAACGTGTCCTAACACGCCTAAGCTGCGAACTTGTTCGGCAAATTTTGGagaataataacaaaatagcATCTCAATTAGGCTTACAGCAGGGAAGAATTTTCTAGTAGCCTGTACATAGTCCTCTCGTTCAAAGGGGCTATATTTGTAATCAACGTAAAGTTGCCTTTCAGATGGAGGAACCGGGACACAGTAATCTCCTTATTGGACTTGCCGAGTGCATGTAGGAAGCATGAGCGTGTTGTAACTTATTTAGACATTTTTTAATCATCTGTTTGCTGTTTGTATTCTAAATATTAGTGTATGGTGAAACGAAATGAAATTTCTACGAACAGAATACGGTATATAGAATTCGAAACTTGTGTTGATAAATTGCCTTTCTTGGTCTTGCTATCTATCGCCGAGCCGTGTGCCACGGCGTAGTTTTGTGTTGATACGAGTGCGCAgttgcaaattttttattacttgaCTGTATTACTCGGCAAGTAATTGACTCCATCTGATTTGAAACCGGTAGATGATGATATGGAATGTCAAAGTGGTTTCTACCACCTGCCAAAAAGATAAAACATCAGTTAATGCAATTTATTTAAGCTATTGAAACAAACTTGGAATTTAGTTTCTTACTTTAGAATAATGCGCTTGGAGAGCTGCATCATCACCGGTAGCGTTACATATATTTCACAGTTGTAGAGTTCGATTATGAGTTCagtaaacttaaaaaaaaaataatcaaacgCCATGCAATGTCACTAGGGAAAAATATCTTTGGATTTTCAACGAATACTTTTGTTCGATCCGCGGGTTCCTTGGTGAAGACAGTCGTCTCGCAGTTGGCGAAGTATCAAAATACTTTGAATTCTCTGTCAATTAAATATACCATCGacttttcatttgaaaaaataaaagtagtTTGAACAAGTTCTTATGCTATGGCCGAGtgagaaataagaaaaaatcgaCATCCCCTCTGATTATACAAGTAATCGTCGATGGAGATGAGGAAACCCATGATGTCATAGCGAGTAACGTAGTACACTAGATAAATAATATTACTTACAGGGCAAACGGTAAATGAGGAGAATGAGTTCCAAGCGACTTCTTAAAATACTATAGTCGCCTCACTGAGgtgttttaacattttcagACATCTCAACATTTCGTTATCTAACAGCTAAGTATAATCTTTCCGGGCCAATATCTGCTACTCGTCAACTATGCGGAGGTAATAAATGACAATCGTTCTGGCGCACAAAGTGTACATCCAGCGGTCGATACAGTGCAGTTTAAACTCTGTGCCATATTAATACAAACCTGTACATTATATGGGATTAAATTTAAGCATTCatgtttaatttgaaaaaggTTACCATGATCGCTATCCAGGTAGCGGCAGCTATAGAGTATCTCCTTGGAGACGTTAAATCCGATCGTTTCGACAGACGATGGATCGTTTCCAAACTCGAAAAATAACATTATCGTCTCACGGGAGGTTAGGACCAGAAACAATGAAATGGTCGAACCACCCAGGAATGATTTTGTCGTTGCTACGTATAAACCCACTAAAGGCGTCGAACCTGAAAAATTGCTTCGTAAAATGTATACTTCGACTGCTTTCCCCAAACAAGGCATAACTGATCCATCAATCTTCTTTCGACGAAAACTTACACAGCCCGGCCTGGAAAGTGAGGGCGAAACTAAAGCTGCAAAAACCCAAACCAGAAAATCGTTCGACGGGTAGTTAGATGAAGAATTACGCCGATTGTTTTAAGGAAAAAGCTGAAAGTCTAAATGGATTAGGGAAATCGTTTTTGAAACAGCAACACCATGTTACTGACTTGCTGCTAGTTAAAGGCGACCGCTACTACTCTTTAGCTCATCATGTCTTTACAGCTCATTTCAGAAGAGTAGCAGTAATGACGTTTATTTTACAATGCAATCTCATTCCTGTTACTTAATACGAAAATTGCAAATCTTTTGGCAAGGATAAATTTCTCACTTAAATTGTCTAATTTAACTGATTGTGGATTAACTATTTGATGAAGTTCGACGAATTCTTCAGCGTTCAAGGGATTAGTGAATTTGGGGACTTCTCGTGCTTGTCGGAATTGCCCGACGATCGATTCCAAATACTCCATGTCATTGAAATTATCCGGAAGATGAAGAACATCATCCTAGAaacaacataatttttttccaagtGCACCGTTAAACAActtttattaattaaatggTTTAATGGATACCTGGAGAAGTTCGACCCGTGGTCGGAGAAATTGTCCTTCTTCCTGAAGTTGCTTAAGTAGTACCAAGCCGGAAATATATAGCTGATTTGgagtttttttcccttccgtcCGTACAGGATGGTTGTTCCAAGAGTCTACGTATGTTTCTAGAGTCCTCTGGAATAGATTAGTTGCCACCTGATGTAAAATGAAAAGATCTAGTTCGGAGTCACTTTGGATAACCCCTGCATTCTCCATGTCTCTGAAATTaccaaaaaaaatagtaaGTGATGatataattaaaataatttaaaatgaatcgTTACTTAAACGTGTTCAGTAACGGTCGAACACCACGTTGATTCGTGTCTCTCCACTGACGTTCAATTCTTTGATTCCGCATGGAAGAGCCAGCGAAAAAACTGAATCTATTTACACCCCGCACATTTAACATGTAATCAGTTGCTAATACATTTTCTCCTCCCCGATCAGTtctagaaaatgaaacaagtcattttaACTTGCACAAATGTATAAGAGGCATATTAGTAAGAAAGACTGTCACCTTAAACAAGCTGTAGTTCCCCAAATGATGCAGCTGGAATGCAACAGTTTGACAACAGTCAAACGGTTATTGTCACTAACTTGCATTCCCACTATCGCCTTACTATGTCCATCAACAATTCCATGAACAAATCCCCATctaaaaaattatgttttattGAGTTGAATAAAATGCCAAATTACAATCTATATATTTACCCATCAAATTTGTGGAATCCATCCATGTGACACATTTGTAAAGGGGAATCTGCGTGATAAACCACACGAGGAATCTGTTTCAAGCCAGGTTAAGCTTTCTTCAGCCCAATTCTAGCATAGGAAGCTTGCAAACGCTTCTCTTGCAATTTGTACCCATTTGCAACAAGTTTGCCTTGCAACAACTGTAGACCTGCGTTTCAAAATACAACTTCAGTAATTGTAATGCTcaaaggatttaaaaaaagtaagatTACCGAACTTGGGAAACCTTTTGAGCACGTTGGCAATCACAATATCAAGATCATTATCAGAAATGTTGGAGTagctttctcttttgataAACCATGCTCTTGATTCTACGTTTAAGAGTGTTGGTTCACTGATCTGCATCAAAACAGAAATCCCCCGATTTTTGAAATCACTGGCtagaaaaagaatttgttaGTTAAGGCTGATAATATAATCGTGTTTGCATTTTAATACCAAGATAATCTTTCAGCTGTTCAAGATCAATAGGTATTTTTCTACAGTTGGTTGCTGCTTGCTCTTCATTAGCCCCACGTAATAAAGCAGGCAAAGCCGGTTGCTCTGTGAAAACATTATATCCAGTACAAAAGTCAGGAAAACTCAGTCCTGAATTAGAtacatgaaaaataatgaacgTAAATTTAAGAGTAATACTGACATTGAGTGTGTGAAACTGTGACTGTGTGAAcgacacacaaaacaaaacaaatgatcTGTCCACAgcatagacaacgaagtggaagaccacGAAGGGGGCCATAAGGCTGAGAGGACGGTAGGTAGCGATGCGCGTGAGATGCCGCATAGTGGCGCTGAGTCCGCTAAGATAAaaattttgggtttccctactgatccaatgcttcacaccgtaatttttaattaaatcatgcacggtatcactttggtatgcacatgtaaattaagcacaaaaattcagcatatcgtgtgaattatttcatatttttagtggttgggtaacctactttcataaaatgttttattttcccccattttccctatctcgaaaattcgaaaaaaaaaaaaaatttgtctcggggaaatggggaaaaataaaacattttatgaaagtaggttacccaaccactaaaaatatgaaataattcacacgatatgctgaatttttgtgcttaatttacatgtgcataccaaagtgataccgtgcatgatttaattaaaaattacggtgtgtgaagcattggatcagtagggaaacccaaaattattatcttagcGGACTCAGCGCCACTATGCGGCATCTCACGCGCATCGCTACAGAGGGATATAGGGGTTAgcggtcttccacttcgttgtctatggtCCACAGAATGACCGCAGAATGATGTGTGCTTCCCGTAGAATGTTCCGCAGAATGACCGTCTGCCCAAACTGCCGGTTAACAACTCGCCTGCCTTCCACCAGATGTCGAGACAAGACATCCCATACCAAACTAAACCTGAATATGAATTTTAaagtgaatttgatttttgatttgatttttaacttttgactttgaaattttgatttttttttaacttttgacTTTGTCTTTCACTCCACATCtgaaaagattttcaaaatatttttgatttcgttgttggtctgatttttaaaaatactgatatttttaaaaattttttcgatATTTTCGATCAAATAGGTGTGAGCCAAATACCGTGCCAtagtatagccttcccatttttgtcaaaatctgaaaaaacggcatcttttgaaaatcgacaaaaatcacacaaacaaataataatcgagtgctgatttcgattcactgattgattttctctttaaatcagcaatttttttaaaataaacgaaaacaaagtgctgttagagaacccacttaaattttggttttttacgtttagttcaaaaactataagcctaatcggaaaataaactggatttctgtgattttcattcaattctgaatcgaaatcatgtattttaagcaaaatttcaaatttggtcaaaaatgaaaaagtgggaagggtatagccttcccatttttgtcaaaatctgaaaaaacggcatctcttgaaaatcgacaaaaatcatacaacCAAATAATAATCgagtgctgatttcgattaactgattgattttctctttaaatcatccgtttgaaaagaaacgaaaacaaagtgctatTAGAGaaccaactaaaattttggttttttacgtttagttcataAACTATAACCGACTATTTGTATAAAAAGTCGGGCTTTAAAAGTCGGTGTTAAAGTCGGAcatgtttcgttttttgcTAAAATAGAAATACAGAAAATTAGGCTTGACTTACAATACCTACCAaaagtctttggaagcctgagagaaccttatgcaaaaacgccgtttttgcggttctctcagtgccACAATTTTCCCCCaaatggtacaattttttgtgtgtacgttcttataaatagtgagaacgtccctaatttttccagaattttattttaatgggaagggtgggtgaaaattcgatgaaaaagtctttagaaagccgagagaaccttatgcaaatgaagtcacttttttttttttttttaaacaaacagctagggctacgaagacgcaaaagggctttaaaaaaagagctacgTTAGTTCTACCTGCAGcctaattttcagattttttttctttttatccaacGATTTTACAGGTGgctaaaaaacgaaattatggaaatcctttttttgcggcatcaaccggagttgccgaattcttagaaaccctttgtttttttttcctacagttttaccagagtaatagaatactatatatattatacatagtattctattactctagtatatatatatatagtattctattatatatatagtattctttTACTCTGGTAAAACTGTTGCCAAAGTGACCTaatttgcataaggtcctctcggctttctaaagtttttttcatcgaattttcacccacccttcccattaaaataaaattctggaaaaaattagggacgttctaactatttatgagaacgtacacacaaaaaattgtaccatttGGGGGAAAATTGTggcactgagagaaccgcaaaaacggcgtttttgcataaggttctctcaggcttccaaagacttctggtaggtactgtacaTTATAATCAAACAGATACaaactatatagaagtaatacaACTATACAACTATATACTATATACAAATAATATCAATTTGGTGTTTATGTTGAGCCTTCGAAATAACAGTAGAAAACTGATGATCAATGCTGGCGTGCTAGCAGCGCTTtggattcttttattttaaaaacagatCTTTACTattactatacaaaaaaacgagggttttgacttttgggtcggggcatgGTCGGGCGTTATGAGCATCGGGCGTAAGAtgattttccgcccggtgggaCTACCATCTGTCGACAAATGCATTTACTGCGtggagtgaaacaacacacccTGTAAGAGTCGCTCCCAtcgggcggaaaatcactctttcGTCCCGACCGCCCCGACCCCAAAACaccccgttttttttaatagcaatccccgcaagagggtaccccttctctgagagggaaaatagccatagtggaggaaccaaGGGTCTATCACTCTgataaaaacttaaaattgaCTAAGTAGACAAAAACAGTTCACAATCAGgttaaattaattttagtCCAACTCAAACAACACAAGCCTTGCTTTCCCAAAAGCAAGGGGATTGCATTTTGTGCTTGTCTTCAACATCTTAGgtaattttcttgaaaataaTGTTTGTTACTAGCCaagaaagattttttaaatgtgcaTGAACACATGTACCAAGGCCTTATCTATTGATGACTTGTTTGCCTTTGTTATGATTTCAGGGGGATATCTTTCTTTTAAGAAGTCAACATCAGTGAAGGATACACCACAATATATGTAAGTGAAGGGTGAGGTATATCCTGAGAAAACATAGAACAATATCTTTTGAAAGCATTGcataatactataatcaattATATTCAAAATAGTGCAGTAAATACCGGTTTCAAAGGCTCCAAGGATCTATCGTATCGCCATGCTGACGGTGCTGGAGTATCATACCCAATTATTGCACTGCAGGGCCGTTAAAATGGCGCATTAACGGTAGCCTTAAATCAGGCACAAAACAAAGTTTCTGATACGAAGAAAAACTTAGCAAACTTgtagaatttaaaaactacGGTGGGAAACCTATCTCGGTGACCATTTGCTTACATTCTCACCGGGTCACACCCGCACGAGAAATTACAGACAATGGGTAACAGTCTGACACGGCGGCAGTTTATGATAGTATGTGCCAACAGATGAGCTCTGGGCCAGTAGAACAAGATGGCCGCAGGCCGCCATTCCGCCATAGAAATGAAGAGCTTTATTCTTTGACTTGTACTAATAATCAAGTGTAATTGAATTAAGATAAAAAACCGAATTTGTGTTGCCGGTTTAAGTTCTAATTTATGTACTGGTTCTTATTGCTGGGATCTGCACGTGTGAGATATCGTCCAATACACGAACCTTTGAATCGCGAAATCCTTCTGTCTTTCTTGTAATGTGTCAGGAAAAGCAAAAGTAGATTTTAAGAGgtctgatttttcttttcttacctAGTAATGAAATTCGTGTACGCTGCTTTAACTGGGTATTTGATTGGAGCACAAAGTTtaactagaaaagaaaaaccaactGCATAGTAATTAAGGGGGGCCATATTGAATGGAACAGTGTATTACAGCAATATAGAGGTTATACATGCTGTTTGTAAATCAAAACTTTCGGCAGGGATAAAAGGGAAAGTCGGTATTATTACGAAGCGGAGAGGAGGGCAGTCAGTGGATATGACAGGTCAACGctactgtaaaaaaaataaaatgaaatcgaTAGAAAAAGTGAGAGGGAGACGAAAATCGCGCGAGTATACGAAAGTCCAGAGAACACGAAACGAGAATCGAATGGACGAAAGCGGTTTCAAgagattgtttttttttcttttctgttacaCGAAGAGCAGCTGCGACTTCCAAAAAGAATATACATACATTTAGCTACCATCCACAGCGGCGTCAACCGAAATAAAATCATggctttaattttttttttgtctttttttttttttacgtttaaatgTTGTGTAAAGACATCGGCGAAATCAAAGCTGTCCTCCTCGTGCTtccttacaaaaaaaaaattggatttgATAATTTGATATCGGTTATAATGTTCTGGAGGGAATGGGCCTCAATGAAAGCGTTTCCGAAGATGAAACGACGAGAGGCGAACGTCGACCTACGCCAAacgcaaaaaggaaaaacgagggtaaatgaaaaaagatgaaCGCGTGTGAACAAGAGGGAATAAAAGCGCACGCGTGCTGGGCCACACTGGGtggatttagttttttttctcttttagttgcccagtaataaa belongs to Daphnia magna isolate NIES linkage group LG1, ASM2063170v1.1, whole genome shotgun sequence and includes:
- the LOC123469357 gene encoding uncharacterized protein LOC123469357, whose translation is MCHMDGFHKFDGWGFVHGIVDGHSKAIVGMQVSDNNRLTVVKLLHSSCIIWGTTACLRTDRGGENVLATDYMLNVRGVNRFSFFAGSSMRNQRIERQWRDTNQRGVRPLLNTFKDMENAGVIQSDSELDLFILHQVATNLFQRTLETYVDSWNNHPVRTEGKKTPNQLYISGLVLLKQLQEEGQFLRPRVELLQDDVLHLPDNFNDMEYLESIVGQFRQAREVPKFTNPLNAEEFVELHQIVNPQSVKLDNLSEKFILAKRFAIFVLSNRNEIAL